A genomic region of Chryseobacterium sp. KACC 21268 contains the following coding sequences:
- the ruvC gene encoding crossover junction endodeoxyribonuclease RuvC — MQVEKIIMGIDPGTSIMGFGIISVKGGKMELIVMHELVLKKYENHETKLKVIFDKTLALIDEYHPDETALEAPFFGKNVQSMLKLGRAQGVAIAASLHRNIPITEYSPKKVKMAITGNGNASKEQVAGMLQNLLKLKEFPTKYLDASDGLAVAVCHHFNSGTISTDKSYSGWDSFLKQNPDRVK; from the coding sequence ATGCAAGTTGAGAAGATAATTATGGGAATCGATCCGGGAACTTCCATTATGGGTTTCGGGATCATCTCCGTGAAAGGCGGGAAAATGGAGTTGATCGTGATGCACGAATTGGTCTTGAAGAAATATGAAAACCACGAGACCAAACTAAAAGTTATTTTCGATAAGACCTTAGCGCTGATCGATGAATATCATCCCGACGAAACAGCTCTGGAAGCGCCTTTTTTTGGAAAGAATGTTCAAAGTATGCTGAAACTTGGACGCGCTCAAGGTGTTGCGATTGCTGCCAGTCTCCACAGAAACATTCCCATCACCGAATATTCTCCGAAAAAAGTAAAAATGGCCATCACCGGAAACGGAAATGCCAGCAAAGAACAAGTCGCCGGAATGCTTCAAAACCTTTTGAAACTGAAAGAATTTCCAACGAAATATCTTGATGCATCTGATGGTTTGGCCGTTGCTGTTTGTCATCATTTCAATTCCGGAACTATATCAACCGACAAATCTTATTCTGGTTGGGACAGCTTTTTGAAACAAAATCCTGACCGGGTCAAATAG
- the hemH gene encoding ferrochelatase — protein MNQKGILLVNLGSPKSTSVEDVKEYLDEFLMDEKVIDYRWIFRALLVQGIILKTRPKKSAEAYRTVWTDEGSPLIVISKHLQKRLQEIVDVPVGLGMRYAEPSIKTGIQELIDQGVTEITLFPLYPQYAMSTTETVIDKAEEVRLKFFPDIKINYVEPFYDREIYINALAESIREKLPADFDLLQFSYHGVPERHIYKTDPTNTCNMNTCCQKEDNPSHKFCYRHQCYKVTELVCKKLGLPKEKVMVTFQSRLGKDKWMEPYTDATLEGLGKKGIKKLAIVCPAFVSDCLETLEEISVEGKEIFLHGGGERFDYIPCLNEEQSWVNVVKTLSEEKLNDFYFH, from the coding sequence ATTAACCAAAAAGGTATTTTATTAGTAAACCTTGGCTCGCCAAAGTCAACTTCTGTGGAAGATGTAAAAGAATATCTGGACGAGTTCCTGATGGACGAAAAGGTCATCGATTACCGTTGGATTTTCCGCGCCCTTTTGGTTCAAGGAATCATCCTGAAAACCAGACCTAAGAAATCTGCTGAAGCTTACAGAACTGTTTGGACCGATGAGGGTTCGCCTTTAATCGTGATCTCCAAACATCTTCAAAAAAGACTTCAGGAGATCGTGGATGTTCCGGTTGGTTTGGGAATGCGCTATGCAGAACCTTCCATCAAAACTGGCATCCAAGAATTGATAGACCAAGGCGTGACCGAAATTACCCTATTCCCGCTCTATCCGCAATATGCGATGAGCACGACAGAAACGGTGATTGACAAAGCTGAAGAAGTGAGACTGAAATTCTTCCCAGATATCAAGATCAATTACGTGGAGCCATTCTACGACCGCGAGATCTACATCAATGCTTTAGCTGAAAGTATCAGAGAAAAACTTCCTGCGGATTTTGATCTGTTGCAGTTTTCGTATCACGGTGTGCCGGAACGTCATATTTACAAAACCGACCCCACTAATACTTGCAATATGAATACTTGTTGCCAAAAGGAAGACAATCCTTCGCACAAATTCTGCTACAGACACCAATGTTACAAAGTGACCGAACTGGTGTGCAAAAAACTTGGTTTGCCAAAAGAAAAAGTAATGGTCACCTTCCAGTCCAGACTGGGCAAAGACAAATGGATGGAACCTTACACAGACGCTACTTTGGAAGGTCTTGGCAAAAAAGGCATTAAGAAACTGGCCATCGTTTGTCCTGCTTTTGTCTCCGATTGTCTGGAAACTTTGGAAGAGATCTCTGTGGAAGGTAAGGAAATCTTTCTTCACGGTGGTGGTGAAAGATTCGATTACATTCCCTGTCTGAACGAGGAACAAAGCTGGGTGAATGTGGTAAAAACTCTTAGTGAAGAAAAGCTGAATGATTTTTACTTTCATTAA
- a CDS encoding pitrilysin family protein: MKNFLLTAAVVFYAGLSTPVFSQKAETPKYVGNIEGVKEYKLSNGMNVLLIPDQSQSNMIVNIIYNVGSKDEGYGEKGMAHLLEHMLFKSTKNLGDIKKQLSDKGGAANGTTYYDRTNYYEIFPSNDENLKWSLQMEADRMINATILQTDLDKEFSVVRNEFEIGENNPTRVMIQNVFSNAYTWHNYGNSTIGSKEDIERVKAPTLRKFYEKYYQPDNATLVIAGKFDENNALKYVGDYFSAIPKPTRELGGTYTVEPAQNGEKYFEIKRNNDQQIIAAGYHAAAFADKDYAALSALNEILTADPSGYLYKGLVDGGNASSVWAYYIPARDPGMIYYNFDISKEKNLDEAAKLVKAQLDKIPTINYTEADLNRAKSKLLKDIATEKNNTINYAIGFTEIVGTGSYKLAFVYRDNVENLKLEDIKRVAAKYFKNNNRTLGVFRPSANEERVLPTEFRSEQIATLTKDYKGKALEKEPAPFETSIANIKKNLTEGTLSNGMKYGLINKELKGDKIQGSFRFRIGNEKDLQGKSSVASMTASLLKSGTKTRTKEQIQDQLDQMKSSLNFYTSGQNLMVQFSTYKNDFPKVMAIMQDILANSTFPENELTKTIAENNTYLDGQLKDPEAIAYNELSRLSSPYPKTSIFYTSTLEEEIADNKKVTRAQVVDFYNNVLGASNGAGTIIGNLDAKAVGSELEKTFGKFTAKSKFEEVKPTLFETKKVDKNIITPDKENAVALGTSSFTMKQDSPEYPALVLANEILGSGGFLSARLPMRLREKDGISYGVGSYLNVPITNDVSSWNYYAYLNPTKRDAVESAVKDEVSKALKTGFTQAELDSNKKSYANIRTTSLGMENTLINLENSKLLFGVPLERYDELNAKIQNLKLEEVNAVLKKYISLDKVTSIYAGDFNKK; this comes from the coding sequence ATGAAGAATTTTCTACTGACTGCGGCAGTCGTGTTCTACGCAGGGCTGAGTACGCCTGTGTTTTCTCAAAAAGCCGAAACTCCTAAATACGTTGGAAACATCGAAGGTGTGAAGGAATATAAACTTTCAAATGGCATGAACGTCCTTTTGATTCCAGATCAATCCCAAAGTAATATGATTGTCAACATCATCTACAATGTGGGTTCTAAGGACGAGGGCTATGGCGAAAAAGGGATGGCACACTTGCTGGAACATATGCTTTTCAAAAGCACCAAAAATTTGGGCGACATCAAGAAACAGTTATCTGACAAAGGTGGTGCTGCTAACGGAACCACTTATTATGATAGAACCAATTATTACGAGATTTTCCCATCTAACGATGAAAACCTGAAGTGGTCTCTCCAGATGGAAGCCGACAGGATGATCAATGCCACAATCCTTCAAACTGATTTGGACAAAGAATTTTCTGTGGTAAGAAACGAGTTTGAGATCGGGGAAAACAACCCGACGAGAGTGATGATCCAGAATGTTTTTTCTAATGCATACACTTGGCACAATTACGGAAATTCCACCATCGGAAGTAAAGAGGACATCGAAAGGGTAAAAGCGCCAACGCTTCGCAAATTCTATGAAAAATATTACCAGCCAGATAATGCCACGTTGGTCATTGCAGGTAAATTTGATGAGAACAATGCCTTGAAATATGTAGGTGATTATTTCTCTGCAATTCCAAAACCAACAAGGGAATTAGGCGGCACTTATACCGTAGAACCAGCCCAGAATGGTGAGAAATATTTTGAGATCAAAAGAAATAACGACCAGCAGATCATCGCGGCAGGTTATCACGCGGCAGCTTTTGCAGACAAGGATTATGCGGCACTTAGTGCTTTGAATGAAATCCTTACCGCAGATCCATCAGGCTATTTATACAAAGGTCTTGTAGATGGCGGGAATGCGTCGTCAGTTTGGGCATACTATATCCCGGCGAGAGATCCCGGAATGATCTATTATAACTTTGATATTTCCAAAGAGAAAAATTTGGATGAGGCTGCTAAGCTTGTAAAGGCACAATTAGACAAAATCCCAACTATCAATTATACAGAAGCGGATCTGAATAGAGCCAAATCAAAACTTCTAAAAGACATTGCAACAGAAAAAAATAATACGATCAATTACGCCATTGGATTCACAGAGATCGTGGGAACAGGAAGTTACAAACTGGCCTTCGTGTACCGAGACAATGTGGAGAATCTGAAACTCGAGGATATCAAAAGAGTGGCTGCAAAATATTTCAAAAACAACAACAGAACATTGGGTGTTTTCCGTCCTTCTGCCAATGAAGAACGTGTTTTGCCAACGGAATTCAGGTCTGAGCAAATCGCTACTTTGACGAAGGATTACAAAGGTAAAGCTTTGGAGAAAGAACCAGCACCTTTTGAAACCAGCATCGCCAACATCAAGAAAAACCTGACCGAAGGCACGCTTTCCAACGGGATGAAATACGGCTTGATCAACAAAGAACTGAAAGGAGACAAGATCCAAGGTTCTTTCCGTTTCAGAATTGGGAATGAGAAAGACCTTCAAGGAAAATCTTCTGTGGCAAGTATGACCGCATCATTATTAAAATCCGGAACCAAAACCAGAACGAAAGAGCAGATCCAAGATCAATTAGATCAGATGAAGTCTTCGCTCAATTTCTATACTTCTGGGCAAAATCTGATGGTGCAGTTCTCTACCTACAAAAATGATTTCCCGAAAGTAATGGCTATTATGCAGGACATTTTAGCTAATTCTACTTTCCCGGAAAATGAATTGACAAAAACCATTGCAGAAAACAATACCTATTTAGACGGACAGTTAAAAGATCCAGAAGCAATTGCCTACAACGAGCTTTCAAGACTGTCTTCGCCTTACCCAAAAACCAGTATTTTCTACACTTCAACGTTGGAAGAAGAGATTGCGGACAACAAAAAAGTAACACGTGCCCAAGTTGTCGATTTCTATAATAATGTTCTAGGCGCTTCCAATGGCGCAGGAACGATCATCGGAAATCTGGATGCAAAAGCTGTCGGTTCAGAATTGGAGAAAACCTTCGGGAAGTTCACTGCAAAATCTAAGTTCGAGGAAGTGAAACCTACGTTGTTCGAAACCAAAAAAGTAGATAAGAATATCATCACACCAGACAAAGAAAATGCAGTCGCACTTGGAACTTCAAGCTTTACTATGAAGCAGGACAGCCCAGAATATCCAGCTTTGGTCTTGGCTAATGAGATCTTGGGAAGCGGTGGTTTCCTTTCTGCAAGATTGCCAATGAGACTGCGTGAAAAAGACGGTATTTCTTACGGCGTTGGTTCTTACCTCAACGTCCCAATTACAAACGATGTTTCTTCTTGGAACTACTACGCTTATCTGAATCCAACAAAACGTGATGCCGTAGAATCTGCTGTGAAAGATGAGGTGAGCAAAGCTCTGAAAACAGGATTCACACAGGCGGAATTGGACTCCAACAAGAAAAGTTACGCCAACATCCGCACGACAAGCCTAGGAATGGAGAATACATTGATCAACCTGGAAAATAGCAAACTCCTTTTCGGTGTTCCATTGGAAAGGTATGACGAGCTGAATGCCAAAATCCAAAATCTGAAATTAGAAGAAGTGAATGCTGTTCTGAAGAAATATATTTCTCTGGACAAAGTAACTTCCATCTACGCAGGAGATTTCAACAAGAAGTAA
- a CDS encoding VOC family protein — MIFRYARHTQNLEKLIYFYTSVLEFEVIGKFEDHNGYDGVFLGKAGENWHLEFTQDGNLPESKFDDDDILVFYPETLEEFQKILANLEHFKVPTLTPKNPYWKENGICFEDCDHYKIIISDLRITK; from the coding sequence ATGATTTTCCGATACGCACGACATACGCAGAATCTTGAGAAACTGATCTACTTCTACACTTCCGTTTTGGAGTTTGAGGTTATCGGGAAGTTTGAAGACCACAATGGTTATGATGGTGTTTTCTTAGGTAAAGCTGGTGAGAATTGGCATCTGGAGTTCACGCAGGACGGGAATTTGCCAGAGTCGAAGTTTGATGATGATGACATCCTGGTTTTCTATCCAGAAACCTTGGAAGAGTTTCAGAAGATCTTGGCCAATCTTGAACACTTTAAAGTTCCGACTTTGACGCCCAAAAATCCTTACTGGAAAGAAAACGGCATCTGCTTCGAGGATTGTGACCATTATAAGATCATTATTTCTGACCTTAGAATTACTAAATAA
- a CDS encoding NifU family protein, with protein sequence MRQIIIEPTENPKVMKFVTDYNLIPGSVELDRESDISEIPLAQELFNYPFVNRIFITANFIAVAKEDTVEWDHVSESLKNIIEDELLANPRIYLQKKKEMYQIYSEMTPNPAVMKFISSKMLMDGFIEVKSREEADEVPLAKELYEAFDFVKEIYVSDNFVAVTRDGQFEWHEIMNQVRSFIAEFLQAGKAISNEEPHKHENPMLKIINREYTNDEQKISDILNEYVAPAVENDGGKISLIEYDQENKTARMLLQGACSGCPSSTATLKNGIQNILKQFVPELVENVEAVNG encoded by the coding sequence ATGAGACAAATCATTATAGAACCAACAGAGAATCCAAAAGTGATGAAGTTCGTGACGGACTACAATCTGATTCCGGGTTCAGTAGAATTAGACAGAGAATCTGATATTTCAGAAATTCCGTTGGCACAAGAACTTTTCAATTATCCTTTCGTCAACAGAATTTTCATCACAGCCAATTTTATTGCGGTAGCAAAAGAAGATACAGTTGAATGGGACCACGTTTCCGAAAGTCTGAAAAATATCATCGAGGACGAATTGTTGGCGAACCCAAGGATCTATCTTCAGAAGAAAAAAGAAATGTATCAGATCTATTCTGAGATGACCCCAAATCCTGCGGTAATGAAATTCATCTCCAGCAAAATGTTGATGGATGGTTTCATCGAGGTGAAATCAAGAGAAGAAGCGGACGAAGTGCCATTAGCAAAAGAATTGTACGAAGCTTTTGATTTTGTGAAAGAAATCTATGTGAGTGATAATTTCGTTGCTGTGACCAGAGACGGTCAGTTTGAATGGCACGAGATAATGAATCAAGTTCGTTCTTTCATCGCTGAATTTTTGCAAGCTGGAAAAGCCATTTCCAACGAAGAACCTCACAAGCACGAAAATCCAATGTTGAAGATCATCAACAGAGAATATACCAATGACGAGCAAAAGATTAGCGACATTTTGAATGAATATGTAGCACCAGCCGTAGAAAACGATGGTGGAAAAATCTCGTTAATCGAATATGATCAGGAGAACAAAACGGCAAGAATGTTGCTTCAAGGCGCTTGCAGTGGCTGTCCATCGTCAACAGCAACCTTGAAAAACGGAATCCAGAACATTCTGAAACAATTCGTTCCGGAATTGGTGGAGAACGTGGAAGCTGTGAATGGATAA
- a CDS encoding helix-turn-helix domain-containing protein, protein MDKFDLLGVVTVISLFVSFFLAFFLLTVKTTHKSSNRIFAFFLIISAIDISEPLVSLVSDGPSNLGMLRSTVSFLQIPLFYLYVLSVCYSDFKWKPKYFLHLIPFLFVNLVLTPRFYSVDLATKLDFIVNRQNMKELQFTHWLFHLQILVYFAVIFLLLRRAKKLYLENNSGGDLSSYHWLFQFTGVLTVFYLVVILKNIFKFSDYAYVSDRIKIGILVSQLFIICWYLYKALNHPGLFRNIDSRWKLVADLVLEDQKTEPETLNDELLKLKKYMSDEKPFLNPALTIQDISKAMNVPFRELSVLINHQLGQHFYDFVNTYRIETAMEILRDPSKSKVTILEILYEVGFNSKSSFNTAFKKHTGNTPTEYRKSLQMNTL, encoded by the coding sequence ATGGATAAATTTGATCTTTTAGGAGTGGTGACGGTGATCTCGCTGTTCGTTTCGTTCTTTCTGGCGTTTTTTCTGCTGACGGTGAAGACGACGCACAAAAGTAGTAATCGGATCTTTGCTTTTTTTCTGATCATCAGCGCAATCGACATCAGCGAGCCTTTGGTAAGTCTAGTTTCCGATGGTCCTTCGAATCTTGGGATGTTGCGGAGCACGGTGTCTTTTCTTCAGATCCCGCTTTTTTATCTTTATGTGTTGTCGGTTTGTTATTCGGATTTTAAATGGAAGCCTAAGTATTTTTTACATCTGATCCCATTTTTGTTTGTGAATCTTGTTTTGACGCCGCGTTTCTATAGTGTCGATCTGGCTACGAAGCTTGATTTTATCGTCAACCGCCAAAATATGAAGGAGTTGCAGTTCACGCATTGGCTGTTCCATCTTCAGATCTTGGTTTATTTTGCGGTTATCTTTCTGCTGTTGAGAAGGGCGAAGAAGTTGTATCTGGAAAATAATTCGGGTGGAGATCTCAGTTCTTACCATTGGCTGTTTCAGTTCACGGGCGTTTTAACGGTTTTTTATCTGGTTGTCATTCTTAAAAACATTTTCAAATTTTCCGATTATGCGTATGTTTCCGACCGGATCAAAATCGGTATCCTGGTTTCGCAGCTTTTCATCATCTGCTGGTATCTGTACAAAGCGCTGAATCATCCCGGCCTTTTCAGGAATATCGACTCAAGGTGGAAACTCGTTGCTGACCTGGTTTTGGAGGATCAAAAGACAGAGCCGGAAACTCTGAACGATGAACTTCTGAAACTTAAAAAATATATGAGCGATGAAAAGCCATTTCTGAATCCAGCTTTGACGATCCAGGATATTTCCAAAGCGATGAATGTTCCGTTTCGCGAATTATCGGTTTTGATCAATCATCAGTTGGGACAGCATTTTTATGATTTTGTGAATACTTACCGAATCGAAACTGCTATGGAAATCCTTAGAGATCCTTCAAAATCCAAGGTGACGATTCTTGAAATCCTCTATGAAGTGGGATTTAATTCGAAATCTTCCTTCAACACCGCTTTCAAAAAGCATACGGGAAATACGCCCACCGAATATCGCAAGTCATTACAAATGAACACTTTGTAA
- a CDS encoding serine hydrolase, translated as MKTLKFFAALLFISQISFGQDFSKKIDSIIKASSEKNPDVGISVGFSSENQEFYTSYGKLNKESTVDIDEHSIFEIASITKILTGNMIAQAAIEKKLKLEDYIDSYLPKQYVLQKNLQNKVKISDLASHQAGLPDIDFQKLIAADSQQPINSVTEQTLATMINNSTDLIDYGKYRYSTVNMTLLGQILEKIYGKSYDAIISEKILKPAKMSETLTKKFDVKNRTTGYNAEGGIQEFFLWNVTAPAGLVKSNVSDMVKYLQTLLMKGNQISDAALLMEKVYYKDEKREMGLGLNISNDDGAMIFAKSGDSMGQSSIICYSRVKNWGIIILLNKRDSKLRQTMLNDIYENVLK; from the coding sequence ATGAAAACATTAAAGTTCTTCGCAGCGCTACTGTTCATCAGCCAAATTTCTTTCGGACAAGACTTTTCCAAAAAGATAGATTCTATCATCAAAGCCAGTTCTGAAAAAAATCCTGACGTCGGAATTAGCGTCGGTTTCAGCAGTGAAAATCAGGAATTCTACACTTCTTACGGTAAACTGAATAAGGAGAGCACAGTAGATATTGATGAACATTCTATCTTTGAAATTGCATCGATCACCAAAATCCTGACCGGAAATATGATTGCTCAAGCTGCTATCGAAAAGAAGTTAAAATTGGAGGACTACATTGACAGCTATCTACCGAAACAATATGTTTTGCAAAAAAACCTTCAGAACAAAGTTAAAATCTCAGACCTGGCTTCGCATCAGGCAGGCTTGCCAGACATTGATTTTCAAAAATTGATAGCAGCAGATTCGCAACAACCCATAAACAGTGTGACTGAACAAACTTTGGCAACAATGATCAACAACAGTACAGACCTCATCGATTATGGAAAATATAGATATTCCACAGTTAATATGACTCTGCTCGGACAAATTTTGGAAAAAATATATGGTAAGAGTTATGACGCAATCATCAGTGAAAAAATACTGAAGCCAGCTAAGATGTCAGAAACTTTAACCAAAAAATTTGATGTTAAAAACAGAACAACAGGTTATAATGCAGAAGGAGGCATTCAGGAATTCTTCCTTTGGAATGTAACTGCTCCTGCAGGATTGGTAAAATCCAACGTTTCTGATATGGTGAAATACTTACAAACATTACTGATGAAGGGAAATCAAATATCCGATGCAGCATTGCTGATGGAAAAAGTATATTACAAAGATGAGAAGCGGGAAATGGGATTGGGACTAAACATTAGTAACGATGACGGAGCAATGATTTTTGCGAAATCCGGCGATTCTATGGGACAATCATCTATCATTTGCTATAGCAGAGTCAAAAATTGGGGAATCATCATCCTATTAAATAAAAGAGACTCTAAACTGAGACAGACGATGTTGAATGATATCTATGAAAATGTCTTAAAATAA
- a CDS encoding DUF1444 family protein has translation MLTESEFSKEFASRLTQKVDGLKIFSINGLEIQTEFEGSTEYRHFLNNCYSEYRRNPDDIEEIFLKYLNATDSIYNINNDININDILPVIKDGRFLQNLRELDNNFKENNVFEKYNDELYIFYVEDSETNINYLSREDVESLNLDPNKLKEIAVENLLNSIEIEKHGEVGYYMLVVDGNYESSLILLDIWNKENFEVKGEIIIGIPARDLLIITGKNDIENLERLKKTIKEISEEGDHLVSEKLFEYRNGKFEVI, from the coding sequence ATGCTTACAGAATCTGAATTTTCTAAAGAATTCGCAAGTCGTCTGACTCAAAAAGTTGATGGCTTGAAAATATTTTCAATTAATGGTCTTGAGATCCAAACAGAATTTGAAGGTTCAACCGAATACAGACATTTCTTAAATAATTGTTATTCAGAATATCGTAGAAACCCTGATGACATTGAAGAAATTTTCTTAAAATATTTGAATGCCACTGATAGTATCTATAATATTAATAATGATATAAATATTAATGACATTTTACCAGTGATTAAAGATGGAAGATTTCTTCAAAATTTACGTGAGTTAGATAATAACTTCAAAGAAAATAATGTCTTTGAAAAATATAATGATGAACTTTACATTTTCTATGTAGAAGACTCAGAAACTAACATCAATTATCTAAGTAGAGAAGATGTTGAAAGTCTAAATTTAGATCCAAACAAACTTAAAGAAATTGCTGTAGAAAACTTATTAAATTCTATAGAAATTGAGAAGCACGGAGAAGTTGGATATTACATGTTGGTCGTTGATGGCAATTACGAATCAAGTTTGATTTTACTTGATATTTGGAATAAAGAAAATTTTGAAGTTAAAGGCGAAATTATTATTGGAATTCCAGCTCGCGATTTATTGATTATAACAGGGAAAAATGATATTGAAAATCTTGAAAGACTTAAGAAAACCATAAAAGAAATCAGTGAGGAAGGAGACCATTTAGTTTCTGAAAAGTTATTCGAATATCGAAATGGAAAATTTGAAGTAATTTGA
- a CDS encoding helix-turn-helix domain-containing protein, translating to MNNSLFEIVEHTNRSIFLTGKAGTGKTTFLNDFVKKTKKKHIVVAPTGIAAINAGGVTIHSMFGLPLRTFLPTTERIDQNLGNNIPDLMVHFKYRKDKLKLLREIEIIIIDEASMLRADVLDMMDFSLRHVRRNQQKFGGVQMLFIGDLYQLPPVVRDEHILGMYYPSPFFFHAKALEGSNFITLELTKVYRQTDEHFLEILNAIRDGITGDIDFETLNERYQPDFDPKDEAYVYLCSHNKMADDINQKKIKELGGKAHSYTADVKGDFKETQYPNDEVLELKIGAQIMFIRNDTSPDKKYYNGKLAQISYLDEDEISVILDGSEEEITLKAETWEQKKYSLDDEKNIKEEVLGSFKQFPIRLAWAVTIHKSQGLTFDRLIIDAGKSFASGQVYVALSRCRTLEGIVLKSKITPEVIFSDKRVSKFQDETHANSKIDEILNSEKYDYSIQKVIRRIDCVWFVSALESWMVMTRSSKSVDKDQSQKLYITLKSEIENLKLIFQKFERILIQKTQKFLKGEEEWQEVEVKAKGAVNFFFSNVNEKVFSPLKDFYSETKGIKGLKAFNEDFRVWLDDLEEYLKDLKDVHLLETPLFDKEKDAVISMSINKVPTHVLTYQLFQDGKTISEIARERGLVNSTIFGHLSKYAEQNLLDKNDLLRIYPKEKVNAFEKVFKQSPKENINDWKAALPADFDYGEIRLIWNYYLNLKK from the coding sequence ATGAATAATTCTCTTTTTGAAATCGTAGAACACACCAACCGTAGCATTTTTCTCACAGGAAAAGCAGGAACTGGGAAGACTACATTTCTAAACGACTTTGTAAAAAAAACCAAGAAAAAACACATTGTAGTTGCGCCGACAGGGATCGCGGCCATCAATGCTGGTGGCGTTACTATCCATTCGATGTTTGGCTTACCACTCAGAACTTTTCTTCCAACCACAGAAAGAATCGACCAAAATCTCGGAAACAATATTCCGGATCTGATGGTCCATTTCAAATACCGAAAAGACAAGCTGAAACTTCTCCGCGAAATCGAAATTATCATCATCGATGAAGCCTCAATGTTGCGTGCGGATGTTTTGGATATGATGGATTTTTCTTTGAGACACGTTCGCAGGAATCAGCAGAAATTTGGAGGTGTTCAGATGTTGTTTATCGGCGATCTTTATCAGTTGCCTCCAGTTGTGAGAGATGAGCATATTCTTGGAATGTATTATCCATCGCCTTTTTTCTTTCACGCCAAAGCATTGGAAGGCAGTAATTTCATCACGCTGGAACTGACCAAAGTTTACCGACAAACCGATGAACATTTTCTGGAGATCCTCAACGCCATCCGAGACGGAATCACCGGAGACATCGACTTCGAAACATTGAACGAGAGATATCAACCAGACTTCGACCCAAAAGATGAAGCGTATGTCTATCTCTGTTCGCACAACAAAATGGCGGATGACATCAATCAAAAAAAAATAAAAGAACTCGGCGGAAAAGCACATTCCTACACAGCCGATGTGAAAGGAGATTTCAAGGAAACGCAATATCCAAATGATGAGGTTTTGGAATTGAAGATCGGAGCGCAAATTATGTTCATCCGCAATGACACCTCGCCTGACAAAAAATATTACAACGGAAAACTCGCTCAAATCTCTTATCTTGATGAAGACGAGATCTCTGTGATCCTAGACGGAAGCGAAGAAGAGATCACTTTGAAAGCAGAAACCTGGGAACAGAAAAAATATTCTCTGGATGATGAAAAGAACATTAAAGAAGAAGTCTTGGGAAGTTTCAAACAGTTTCCAATTCGCCTTGCTTGGGCGGTAACGATTCATAAAAGCCAAGGTTTGACCTTTGACAGATTGATCATTGATGCTGGGAAAAGTTTTGCTTCCGGACAGGTTTATGTGGCACTTTCGCGTTGCCGAACTTTGGAAGGCATTGTCCTTAAATCTAAGATCACACCCGAAGTGATCTTCAGTGACAAGCGGGTTTCGAAGTTTCAGGACGAGACACACGCCAATTCGAAAATCGATGAAATCCTTAATTCTGAAAAGTACGATTACAGCATTCAGAAAGTGATCAGAAGAATCGATTGTGTTTGGTTTGTCTCCGCTTTGGAAAGCTGGATGGTGATGACCCGAAGCAGCAAATCCGTTGATAAGGACCAATCGCAAAAACTTTACATCACTTTAAAATCCGAAATAGAAAATCTGAAACTTATTTTTCAGAAATTTGAAAGAATATTAATCCAGAAAACCCAGAAATTCCTGAAAGGTGAAGAGGAATGGCAAGAAGTTGAGGTCAAAGCAAAAGGTGCTGTCAATTTCTTTTTCTCGAATGTGAACGAGAAGGTTTTTTCTCCGCTTAAAGATTTTTATTCAGAGACAAAAGGTATTAAAGGTTTGAAAGCTTTCAACGAGGATTTTCGCGTTTGGCTGGATGATTTAGAGGAATATTTGAAGGATCTGAAAGACGTTCATCTTTTGGAAACACCTTTATTCGACAAGGAAAAAGATGCTGTGATCTCGATGTCCATCAACAAAGTTCCGACACACGTTTTGACCTATCAATTGTTTCAGGACGGAAAAACCATTTCTGAAATTGCGAGAGAACGAGGTTTGGTAAACTCCACTATTTTTGGGCATTTATCTAAATATGCTGAGCAGAATTTGCTAGATAAAAATGACCTGTTGAGAATCTATCCAAAGGAAAAAGTGAATGCTTTCGAAAAGGTTTTCAAGCAAAGTCCAAAAGAAAACATCAATGATTGGAAAGCGGCTTTGCCAGCGGATTTTGATTATGGTGAGATCCGGTTGATCTGGAACTATTATTTGAATTTGAAAAAATAA